A DNA window from Pyrus communis chromosome 3, drPyrComm1.1, whole genome shotgun sequence contains the following coding sequences:
- the LOC137728143 gene encoding uncharacterized protein, which yields MGICNSCESISVATTKLILQNGQLQEFSKPIKVSHALQMMNVSPMHFICDSDDMEFGGFFSAVDGDQLLQLGQLYFVLPLSWLKKPLRPEQMAALAVRASLALTNMRRRYGGGCKSASPVVFTIKKNVKTSRMAAREGGDSGISDGVRRREVVRRRRRGGRRYNRGGGSGSYTTRLSVILEEDEKIEEGA from the coding sequence ATGGGGATTTGCAACTCATGCGAATCAATCTCTGTAGCTACAACCAAGCTGATTCTTCAAAACGGGCAGCTTCAAGAATTCTCGAAACCGATTAAGGTCTCACATGCATTGCAGATGATGAACGTCAGTCCCATGCATTTCATATGCGACTCAGATGACATGGAGTTTGGAGGCTTTTTTAGTGCTGTTGATGGGGATCAATTGCTTCAGTTGGGTCAGCTTTACTTTGTGTTACCGTTGAGTTGGCTGAAAAAACCACTTCGACCGGAGCAGATGGCTGCTTTGGCCGTTAGGGCAAGTTTGGCGCTTACAAATATGAGACGGAGATATGGGGGCGGGTGTAAAAGTGCCAGTCCAGTTGTGTTTACTATTAAGAAGAATGTGAAGACCAGTCGGATGGCGGCCAGGGAAGGTGGTGACAGCGGCATAAGCGATGGAGTCAGACGTCGTGAAGTTGTgaggagaagaaggagaggagGGCGCCGCTATAACCGTGGTGGTGGAAGTGGTAGCTATACGACTAGGTTGAGTGTAATTTTAGAGGAGGATGAGAAGATAGAGGAGGGTGCATAA